Proteins co-encoded in one Populus trichocarpa isolate Nisqually-1 chromosome 10, P.trichocarpa_v4.1, whole genome shotgun sequence genomic window:
- the LOC7475907 gene encoding protein pleiotropic regulatory locus 1 produces the protein MPGPTVEMEPIEPQSVKKLSFKSLKRTSDLFSPTHAQLAPPDPESKKIRMNHKINLEYKGIKSTCEPQQVNSATTEASGPSNVLALPGSGDSSVSQKSGAQNALVVGPSLQSKARSDGGVSGKSTAVITASGSSERNFSTSAIMERIPSKWPRPVWRPPWKNYRVISGHLGWVRSVAFDPSNTWFCTGSADRTIKIWDVGSGRLKLTLTGHIEQVRGLAVSQRHTYMFSAGDDKQVKCWDLEQNKAIRSYHGHLSGVYCLALHPTIDLLLTGGRDSVCRVWDIRTKVQVFALSGHDNTVCSVFTRPTDPQVVTGSHDSTIKFWDLRYGKTMLTLTHHKKSVRAMALHPTEHCFASASADNIKKFNLPKGEFLHNMLSQQKTIINAMAVNEDGVMATGGDNGSLWFWDWKSGHNFQQAQTIVQPGSLDSEAGIYAVCYDVSGSRLVTCEADKTIKMWKEDEDATPETHPLNYKPPKDIRRF, from the exons ATGCCAGGTCCCACAGTAGAAATGGAGCCAATAGAGCCACAATCAGTGAAGAAACTTAGCTTCAAATCTCTAAAACGAACCAGCGATCTTTTCTCTCCTACTCACGCTCAGCTCGCTCCTCCCGATCCTGAAAG TAAAAAAATTCGAATGAACCACAAG ATAAATTTGGAGTATAAAGGAATCAAAAGCACGTGTGAGCCGCAACAAGTTAATTCAGCCACAACGGAAGCTTCAGGGCCTTCTAATGTCCTTGCTCTTCCGG GTTCAGGTGATTCTAGTGTTTCGCAGAAAAGTGGAGCTCAAAATGCATTGGTTGTTGGCCCATCTTTGCAATCAAAGGCGCG GAGTGATGGTGGCGTTTCGGGCAAAAGCACTGCAGTGATCACTGCTTCTGGTTCATCTGAAAG GAACTTCTCAACCTCTGCTATAATGGAAAGAATCCCAAGCAAATGGCCACGCCCTGTTTGGCGTCCTCCATGGAAGAACTACAGG GTCATTAGTGGTCATTTGGGTTGGGTGAGATCTGTTGCATTTGATCCAAGTAATACATGGTTTTGTACTGGTTCTGCAGATCGAACAATCAAG ATATGGGATGTAGGAAGTGGAAGGTTAAAGCTCACACTAACTGGACACATCGAGCAAGTACGAG GTCTTGCCGTTAGCCAAAGACATACCTACATGTTCTCTGCTGGTGATGATAAACAGGTTAAATGCTGGGACCTTGAACAGAATAAG GCAATCCGGTCTTATCATGGCCATCTAAGTGGTGTCTACTGCTTGGCCCTTCATCCTACTATTGACCTTTTGCTTACTGGGGGGCGTGATTCCGTCTGCCGG GTCTGGGATATTCGTACAAAGGTGCAAGTTTTTGCACTGTCTGGGCATGATAATACAGTGTGCTCAGTTTTTACTCGACCTACG GATCCACAAGTGGTTACTGGTTCCCATGACTCAACTATCAAGTTCTGGGATCTTAGATATG GTAAGACTATGTTAACTCTTACACATCACAAGAAATCTGTGCGAGCCATGGCGCTGCATCCGACAGA GCACTGCTTTGCATCTGCATCAGCTGACAACATTAAGAAATTCAATCTTCCAAAAGGAGAATTTTTACACAACATGCT TTCTCAGCAGAAAACCATCATTAATGCAATGGCTGTCAATGAAGATGGTGTAATGGCCACAGGAG GTGACAACGGGAGTTTATGGTTCTGGGATTGGAAGAGTGGTCATAATTTCCAGCAAGCCCAGACAATTGTACAGCCTG GCTCATTGGATAGTGAAGCTGGTATATATGCTGTCTGCTATGACGTAAGTGGTTCAAGGCTTGTTACATGTGAAGCTGACAAGACAATAAAAATGTGGAAAGAGGATGAAGATGCCACCCCAGAAACTCATCCCCTCAACTACAAGCCACCGAAAGATATCCGGCGCTTCTAA
- the LOC7475908 gene encoding peptidyl-prolyl cis-trans isomerase CYP23 produces MKIPWWVVSFAYVALVAASSSQDPHLSSARVVFQTNYGDIEFGFFPSVAPQTVDHIFKLVRLGCYNTNHFFRVDKGFVAQVADVVGGRSAPMNEEQIKEAKKTVVGEFSDVKHVRGILSMGRFEDPNSAQSSFSMLLGNAPHLDGQYAIFGKVTKGDDTLTKLEQLRTRKEGIFVMPTERITILSSYYYDTEMESCEEERSVLKRRLSASAVEIEKQRMKCFP; encoded by the exons atgaAGATCCCATGGTGGGTGGTCTCCTTTGCATATGTTGCCCTCGTTGCTGCCTCCTCGTCTCAGGATCCTCACCTAAGTTCTGCTCGTGTCGTTTTTCAG ACAAACTATGGAGACATTGAGTTTGGATTCTTTCCTTCTGTGGCTCCTCAAACTGTAGATCATATTTTCAAGCTTGTTCGACTTGGATGCTACAACACCAATCACTTCTTTCGG GTTGATAAAGGGTTTGTTGCTCAAGTAGCAGATGTGGTTGGTGGACGATCGGCTCCGATGAATGAAGAGCAAATAAAGGAAGCTAAGAAGACTGTTGTTGGTGAATTCAGTGATGTCAAACATGTTAGGGGAATTCTTTCTATGGGCAG ATTTGAAGATCCAAACAGTGCACAATCCTCATTCTCAATGCTTCTTGGAAATGCCCCTCATCTAGATGGTCAA TATGCAATATTTGGCAAGGTTACCAAAGGTGATGACACACTGACTAAGCTTGAGCAACTCCGTACTCGTAAGGAGGGAATTTTTGTGATG cctaCTGAACGCATCACAATCCTGTCATCATATTATTATG ataCTGAGATGGAGAGTTGCGAAGAGGAGAGGTCAGTCTTGAAACGAAGACTCTCTGCATCAGCTGTTGAAATTGAGAAACAG AGAATGAAATGCTTCCCATGA
- the LOC7475909 gene encoding uncharacterized protein LOC7475909 has protein sequence MFQERHRHQHRGPPHGILLAVVVCVVVLAPFIFGDQGAAITEGFAELLSPMGLLLLPIILLLAIQFLSSDRGSFVSSVFSTGEPDSFHRLSGSPVGVALFLALVLFLLYNRMSIFGGGDDSGD, from the coding sequence ATGTTCCAAGAGAGACATCGTCATCAACATCGTGGCCCACCCCATGGAATCCTACTAGCAGTGGTAGTCTGCGTAGTGGTGCTAGCTCCGTTCATCTTTGGTGACCAAGGAGCAGCCATAACCGAGGGTTTTGCTGAGCTTTTAAGCCCGATGGGTCTCTTACTCTTGCCCATTATCCTTCTCTTGGCCATCCAGTTCCTTTCCTCTGATCGTGGCTCGTTTGTCTCCTCTGTCTTCTCTACTGGTGAGCCCGATTCCTTCCACCGACTTAGTGGATCACCTGTTGGTGTTGCCCTCTTTCTTGCTCTGGTCTTGTTCTTGCTTTACAATCGTATGTCCATCtttggtggtggtgatgattCTGGCGATTAA
- the LOC7475910 gene encoding uncharacterized protein LOC7475910 codes for MEEEEDPTVCALITDLEETLNTQNQSQSLPFTLSTLQNLQSLLDSNDPQILSQFLSSLSSKSFSLSSLLPSLTSAMDSAPTHLSLLSSKIYLSLILFPNSPVFTLFNPISFLALLRSLRRAVKSPRCCPQEGNSSGVAKKRKGRKRGGIVACNNGGGDGDGGESEGGGEGFFDVRVFLCVIERLVFVLDLIHLDRFPDSLKCLVQTIVEILVLATSREMGGGFERLAGLCSKILCQVLKSEHGEEGETAAEVLKALAPLILMGKSQARSFALGFVKGLMVGAGKTSDGVKKGVVNLPRYLAQKAPEKAEPRGFAVEAIIEIVRVMDVEHQVGFAEYVVKMTQGKASLRLLGVDLILNLMMLLKDPFIGVGLDCKVKDSWGFKCVEALIQRCSDSSSGIRARALSNLAQLVGFLSSDDKNHDVLKEVTGFGEVEVEVGVNDILRKRCMDEKANVRKAALVLVTKLSAILGGNFDGVVLKTMGMACSDPLVSIRKAAISALSEAFRTFSDESVIMEWLHSVPRLITDNESSIQEECENLFMELVLDRISRAGPEGTIRNQTTFSDSNVKAKDIEREIGLLFPGILVLLKEICNGEVTPWVKKICTSLGKKKRLRPKIAIALQYIIKTSESYWVSNSMPIEKWTAPPGAWFLLSEVSAYLSKAVDWEFLHHHWQLLDKYRAVGEFKSPCPKEFMHEDEDGIESSSVEWVSDRVFLLQTISNVSVELPPEPAAELAHNLLIRIEEFSMHSTEVNAHVKALRTLCKRKALDADEAESLVIKWVQQLLSKASRILEKYITGDSETNKGDAFFTPPRSATRKGKRAAALSRLLSEAVTAVYSIGFLVIICPSADTSTIIPLLHTIITSGNSDPKLSKLPGPQVSLKQTAPSLYIQAWLTMGKICLADEELAKRYIPLFVQELEKSDSAALRNNLVVMMADFCIRYTALVDCYISKITKCLRDPCELVRRQTFILLSRLLQRDYVKWRGVLFLRFLLSLVDESETIRQLADFLFGNILKVKAPLLAYNSFVEAIFVLNDCDAHNGHCGSKSSQTESHLFSIRGNDENSRSKRMHIYVSLLKQMAPEHLLATFAKLCAEILAAASDGMLKLEDVRGQSVLQDAFQILACKEIRIPSGRGSQTDAGDVEEESGDGGVSAAAAKRGAITQAVKKGLIQNTIPIFIELKRLLESKNSPLTGSLMECLRIILKDYKNEIDEILVADKQLQKELIYDMQKYETSKAKSAAAVAVASMQNHSSFLSPGASKTAGGTKAQDNLNENPQSDSRVASAMANAVAEARVRSVLREVNRGIATPPLSSISRPKLKPNQDGTGARTDRPPHVLESLRRRQSFYSDDEN; via the exons atggaagaagaagaagatccaACAGTCTGTGCCCTAATCACAGACCTAGAAGAAACCCTAAACACTCAAAACCAATCACAATCACTTCCTTTCACTCTCTCAACCCTCCAAAATCTCCAATCTCTCCTAGATTCAAATGACCCCCAAATTCTTTCTCAATTCCTCTCCAGTCTCTCCTCTAAATCCTTctctttatcttctcttctccccTCTCTCACTTCCGCAATGGACTCGGCCCCTACGCATCTTTCCCTCCTATCCTCAAAAATTTACCTCTCTCTTATTCTTTTCCCTAATTCCCCAGTTTTCACTCTTTTCAATCCCATTTCTTTTCTCGCTCTCCTTCGCTCGCTTCGCCGGGCTGTTAAGTCCCCTCGCTGCTGCCCACAAGAAGGAAATTCTTCGGGAGTggctaagaagagaaaagggagGAAAAGAGGAGGGATTGTTGCGTGTAATAATGGGGGTGGTGATGGGGATGGGGGTGAGAGTGAGGGTGGGGGTGAGGGTTTTTTTGACGTGagagtttttttatgtgttattGAGAGATTAGTATTTGTTTTAGACTTGATTCACTTGGACAGGTTTCCTGATAGTTTGAAGTGTTTGGTTCAAACTATAGTGGAAATTCTGGTTTTGGCGACCAGTAGGGAAATGGGTGGGGGGTTTGAGAGATTGGCGGGTTTGTGTTCGAAGATTTTGTGTCAAGTTTTGAAATCTGAGCACGGAGAGGAAGGGGAGACAGCGGCGGAGGTTTTGAAGGCGTTAGCGCCGTTGATTTTGATGGGGAAATCGCAAGCGAGGAGCTTTGCTTTGGGGTTTGTGAAGGGTTTGATGGTGGGTGCGGGGAAAACAAGTGACGGGGTTAAGAAGGGGGTGGTGAATTTGCCGCGGTATTTAGCTCAAAAGGCTCCAGAGAAGGCGGAGCCTCGAGGGTTCGCAGTGGAGGCGATAATAGAGATTGTTAGAGTGATGGACGTAGAGCACCAAGTTGGGTTTGCTGAGTATGTGGTGAAAATGACACAAGGGAAGGCCAGTCTTAGGCTTTTGGGAGtggatttgattttgaatttaatgatgTTGCTTAAAGATCCGTTTATTGGAGTGGGTTTGGATTGTAAAGTGAAGGATTCGTGGGGTTTTAAATGTGTGGAGGCATTGATTCAGCGTTGCTCGGATTCGAGTTCTGGAATTCGAGCTCGTGCTTTGTCTAATTTGGCTCAGTTAGTGGGGTTTTTGTCAAGTGATGATAAGAATCATGATGTTTTGAAGGAAGTAACAGGATTTGGGGAAGTGGAGGTGGAAGTTGGGGTAAATGATATTTTGAGGAAAAGGTGCATGGATGAGAAGGCAAATGTTAGGAAGGCTGCACTTGTTTTGGTAACCAAGTTGAGTGCTATTTTGGGTGGCAATTTTGATGGGGTTGTGCTCAAGACTATGGGCATGGCTTGTTCTGATCCACTTGTGAGCATACGTAAAGCCGCAATTTCTGCTCTGTCAGAG GCTTTCAGAACATTTTCAGATGAAAGTGTGATAATGGAGTGGCTACATTCTGTTCCACGATTAATAACAGATAATGAAAGTAGTATTCAAGAAGAATGCGAGAACTTGTTCATGGAACTGGTTTTGGATCGCATTTCCAGAGCAGGACCTGAGGGTACCATACGCAACCAGACCACTTTCTCTGATTCCAATGTTAAAGCAAAAGATATAGAAAGGGAGATTGGGCTGCTCTTTCCAGGAATCTTGGTTCTTTTGAAGGAGATCTGCAATGGAGAGGTGACACCTTGGGTGAAGAAAATCTGCACAAGCTTGGGTAAGAAGAAACGACTGAGGCCTAAAATTGCTATAGCATTACAGTACATCATAAAGACTTCTGAGTCTTATTGGGTGAGCAATTCCATGCCAATAGAGAAGTGGACAGCTCCACCTGGTGCTTGGTTTCTTCTATCAGAGGTGTCAGCGTACCTTTCAAAAGCTGTTGACTGGGAGTTTCTCCATCATCACTGGCAGCTCCTTGATAAGTACAGAGCAGTAGGTGAGTTTAAGAGTCCATGTCCTAAAGAATTTAtgcatgaagatgaagatggcaTAGAGTCCAGCTCTGTTGAATGGGTTAGCGATCGTGTTTTTCTCCTGCAAACAATCTCAAATGTTTCTGTTGAGCTGCCCCCTGAACCTGCAGCAGAGTTAGCTCATAACTTGCTCATAAGAATTGAAGAGTTCAGCATGCATTCAACAGAG GTTAATGCTCATGTTAAAGCACTCAGAACCTTGTGCAAGCGGAAGGCTTTGGATGCTGATGAAGCTGAGAGTCTTGTCATCAAATGGGTACAGCAGCTTCTCTCTAAAGCTTCTCGGATCTTGGAGAAGTACATCACAGGAGATTCAGAAACAAACAAGGGGGATGCTTTTTTCACACCTCCTAGAAGTGCGACTAGGAAGGGAAAGAGAGCTGCAGCCCTATCTAGATTGTTGTCAGAAGCAGTAACTGCAGTTTATTCCATTGGGTTTTTAGTTATCATTTGTCCTTCAGCGGATACTAGCACCATTATTCCTCTACTACACACCATCATCACTTCAGGAAATTCTGATCCAAAATTAAGTAAATTGCCAGGCCCTCAAGTCTCTCTGAAACAGACAGCTCCCTCTTTGTACATTCAAGCATGGTTAACAATGGGAAAGATTTGCTTAGCAGACGAAGAACTTGCAAAAAGATATATTCCTTTGTTTGTGCAG GAGCTTGAAAAGAGTGACTCTGCAGCTCTTAGAAACAATCTTGTTGTAATGATGGCTGATTTTTGCATTCGCTATACTGCTCTAGTTGATTG TTACATATCGAAGATCACCAAGTGTCTCCGTGATCCATGTGAACTTGTGAGGAGGCAGACATTTATACTGCTTTCAAGATTGTTGCAG AGGGACTATGTGAAGTGGAGGGGAGTGCTCTTCCTTCGATTTCTTTTGTCACTAGTTGATGAGTCAGAAACGATAAGACAATTGGCTGATTTCCTCTTTGGGAATATTCTAAAAG TCAAGGCACCGCTTCTAGCTTACAACAGTTTTGTGGAAGCTATTTTTGTTCTGAATGACTGTGATGCCCATAATGGGCATTGTGGTTCTAAAAGTTCACAAACAGAGAGCCATCTATTTTCCATCAG GGGTAATGATGAAAACTCAAGGTCTAAAAGAATGCACATCTATGTTTCTTTGCTGAAACAAATGGCTCCCGAGCACCTCTTGGCAACATTTGCAAAGCTGTGTGCTGAGATTCTTGCAGCTGCATCAGATGGTATGCTCAAGTTGGAGGATGTCAGGGGACAGTCTGTTCTGCAG GATGCTTTTCAAATTCTTGCGTGCAAAGAGATCCGAATCCCATCAGGCCGTGGATCACAGACTGATGCGGGAGATGTAGAGGAAGAAAGTGGAGATGGCGGAGTCTCTGCAGCAGCTGCCAAGAGAGGGGCCATAACTCAAGCAGTGAAGAAGGGTCTTATTCAAAATACCATCCCCATCTTTATAGAGCTTAAACGACTACTAGAAAGCAAGAACAGCCCACTTACAGGTTCGCTCATGGAATGTCTCCGGATTATTCTCAAGGATTACAAGAATGAGATTGATGAAATATTAGTCGCTGACAAGCAACTTCAGAAAGAGCTCATTTACGACATGCAAAAATACGAAACATCCAAGGCAAAATCAGCAGCTGCCGTGGCTGTAGCCTCTATGCAAAACCATAGCAGCTTTCTTTCACCTGGGGCTTCTAAGACTGCAGGTGGAACAAAAGCTCAGGATAACTTAAATGAAAACCCGCAAAGTGATTCAAGAGTGGCATCGGCGATGGCAAATGCAGTTGCTGAAGCTAGAGTCAGGTCTGTGCTAAGAGAAGTTAACAGAGGAATAGCAACACCACCACTTAGCTCCATTAGTAGGCCTAAACTCAAGCCAAACCAGGACGGTACTGGTGCTCGAACTGATCGTCCTCCGCATGTATTAGAATCGCTGAGAAGGAGACAGAGTTTCTATTCTGATGACGAAAACTGA
- the LOC7496690 gene encoding chaperone protein dnaJ 49 codes for MDGNKDEAIRCVRIAEEAIASGNKQRAFKFIKMAQRLNHNLSVNHLLSACEKLDSSENSASVDQSDPKDRNTNGFVKSDDGDEGMSAERSFTEEHVHLIRHINRNKDYYGILGVDKSCSVEEIRKAYRKLSLKVHPDKNKAPGSEEAFKKLCKAFKCLSDGDSRKQYDQTGLVDEFEHNQQYNNNNVRRRRTSARGSYYDDEFDPDEIFRAFFGQADVFRARHVYRNRETDGQQRGEQGGGPNLIVLLQILPFLLIILLAYLPFSEPEYSLLKNVAYQIPMSTEKYGVEYFVKSSAFDKNFPPGSPARDSIEDSVIKDYRNMLWRYCNIEIRRRQWSRNMPTPNCDKLRDLGLA; via the coding sequence ATGGATGGAAACAAAGATGAAGCAATAAGATGTGTTAGAATTGCCGAAGAAGCAATCGCATCCGGCAATAAACAACGcgctttcaaatttattaaaatggcGCAACGTCTTAATCATAATTTGTCTGTTAATCATCTTTTATCTGCATGTGAGAAGCTTGATTCATCGGAAAACTCTGCTTCCGTGGATCAAAGTGATCCCAAGGATAGGAATACGAATGGTTTTGTTAAgagtgatgatggtgatgaggGTATGAGTGCGGAGAGGAGTTTTACTGAGGAGCATGTGCACTTGATTAGGCATATTAATAGGAATAAGGATTACTATGGGATTCTTGGGGTCGATAAGAGCTGTTCCGTTGAAGAGATTAGGAAGGCGTATAGGAAACTGTCGTTGAAAGTTCATCCTGATAAGAATAAAGCTCCGGGATCGGAGGAGGCGTTTAAGAAGTTATGCAAGGCGTTTAAGTGTTTGAGTGATGGTGATTCCAGGAAGCAGTATGATCAGACGGGTTTGGTTGACGAGTTTGAGCATAACCAgcagtataataataataatgttaggCGGCGGAGAACAAGTGCGCGTGGTTCTTATTATGACGACGAGTTTGATCCTGATGAGATATTCAGGGCTTTTTTTGGTCAGGCAGATGTGTTTAGGGCTCGTCATGTTTATAGGAATAGAGAAACGGATGGTCAACAGAGGGGGGAGCAGGGAGGGGGACCTAATTTGATTGTTCTGCTGCAAATACTGCCCTTCTTGTTGATTATTTTGCTTGCTTATCTGCCGTTTTCAGAGCCCGAGTACTCTTTGCTTAAGAATGTAGCTTATCAGATTCCCATGTCTACTGAAAAGTATGGCGTGGAGTATTTTGTCAAATCATCAGCATTTGATAAGAACTTTCCTCCTGGAAGTCCTGCTCGAGATAGCATTGAAGACAGTGTGATTAAGGATTACAGAAATATGCTTTGGCGGTACTGTAACATAGAAATCCGCAGACGTCAATGGAGTAGGAATATGCCCACTCCTAACTGTGATAAGCTACGTGATCTCGGATTAGCATGA
- the LOC7475906 gene encoding 60S ribosomal protein L22-2 codes for MSKGAAAVGGAKGKKKGATTFTIDCAKPVEDKIMDIASLEKFLQERIKVGGKPGALGDSVTVTRDKSKITVTCDSSFSKRYLKYLTKKYLKKHNVRDWLRVISSNKDRNAYELRYFNIAENEGEEED; via the exons ATGAGCAAGGGAGCAGCAGCTGTAGGCGGGGCCAAGGGAAAGAAGAAAGGAGCAACAACGTTCACGATCGATTGTGCAAAGCCAGTGGAAGATAAAATTATGGACATTGCCTCACTGGAAAAGTTCCTCCAAGAACGCATTAAAGTCGGCGGCAAACCCGGAGCTCTCGGTGATTCCGTTACAGTCACCCGTGACAAGTCCAAGATCACCGTCACCTGTGACTCTAGCTTCTCCAAACG ttATTTGAAGTATTTGACAAAGAAGTACTTGAAGAAGCATAACGTGAGAGATTGGCTTAGGGTTATTTCATCGAATAAGGACAGGAATGCTTATGAGCTGAGATACTTTAACATTGCTGAGAACGAAGGCGAGGAAGAAGATTGA